The DNA sequence ATAAGAATCAATAACAACCTGCATAGCTTGAACATAACCTTTCCTCCCACTAAAAAAATCAATCCGCTCGCAATAGGCGGTAACACCGCCTCAACCTACGATCCTATATACAATTTAAAAGCTGTAACCTTCTTCAGTACACGCACGATGATCACAAATACCCTACTGGCATCCTTAAAGATTCAAACTTTTACTTAGAGAGCTTAGAAGCACTTCGTGAGCGCTGAATTAACTTGTGAATGCGAGCCTGTTGGGCGGGAGTTAACTTTCCGGAAATGAACTTGATACAGGTTGGTAGAATAGCCTTATTGGAAATAACATAAAAAAGATGGGTGACATAAGAGTCACCCATCTGGGTCATTAATCATGGCAGGTGCTTTCTCCCCCAATATTTCATTTTTCATTCTACTCACATTATGTTTTATCAATCATGATGGGATCTACCCGGTAGATTATTGAAAATCATGGCATTACGGAATAATCGTAGCCTGCATGAAGCGATAGCGTAATGCAGGATAGTTCCCACCAAACCCCGCATTACGCTATCGCTTCATACGGGCTACCGGGATCCTTCGCTGTGCTCAGGATGACAATATTCAGCCACCTGTCATCTTGAGCGGAGCGAAAGATCTCAAACCATGTAAACTTCTTCTTACACCTTTTCCTTACAAACACCCTTCCGTCCATAACCAGCCTGCCGGATACTCAGTCAATTATTAAACACCGACTGGAGAACCACATGGCTCACATGCAACCCCTGCCCGCCGAAACCCATCCGGAACTGGCTGACGACTTTCAGATTTTTGTCGAAATTCTGGGCTTCGTTCCTAACAGCCTGCTAACCATGCAGCGCAGCCCGGATATGGTGAAAGGATTTGGTGTATTGACCAAGGCAGTAATGAATCCGGAAGGCGGTGTTGACCTTGGCTTTATGCGTATGCTGGCACACTTTTGCAGTCGCGCTGCGGGCTGTCAGTACTGTGAAGCCCACTCACTGGTAGCCGCCAAAATTCACGGTATTCCCCAGGAAAAAATTGACGCGCTGTGGGACTACCAGACCAGTGACCTCTATAGCGAAGCCGAACGTGTTGCCCTTGATTTTGCTCTGGCAGCTGGCTCTGTTCCAAATAATGTCGACCAGGCACTAATGGATCGCATGAAAGAGCACTGGAGCGAAAAGCAGATCGTGCACATTCTTGGCGCCATCAGTCTTTACGGCTTCCTGAATCGTTGGAACGATTCAATGGCAACCGATCTGGAAGAGTCACCCAAGGCGATGGGGGAGCGGGTATTGTCATCTGGCGGATGGGATGGTGGCAAGCACGTCGATAAATAAGCCCTACCCTAAAAAAACTAAAACCAGCCCTTATTGAGTGATAAGGGCTGGGAGGTAGTTGCTAAACAGTTTTTTAATAAAGTTTATTCACCTTCTCTGGATTCGATACGAAAAAATTCAGTCATTTCTTGAACACCCCGATAACCATTAAACCGCTTTATTTCTTTTCCATCTGGAGAAAAGAGTATGCCTGTTGGGTAACTTGTTACATTAAGTTCTGCCACCAGCGCTTCTTCCTCATCGCCATCAGCTTTAATGCAGATAATTTCTTTCGCAGCATCTACTACCAATTGTGCGGTATACACCATGCTATCCATCTGCTTGCATGGGCCGCACCAACTGGTTTCAAAGTCCAGAAAATAGGCTTTCCCCGCTTGTTGAGCCTCTTTAATCGCCGCCTGAATGTCGTGTCGGAAAGCAAGAGGTGAGCTGGCCCGTTTGGCAATTTTGTCTTTATAGTGCCTGTCCCTGCTCAAACGATCTTCTTCTTCGGTTATTCCAGGGTCAAACATTTCCAGCCAGCCCAATCTTCCCGAAGCACCTTCCAACGACAGCTTATAGGCTTGACCGTTGAGCCAATAAAAATCACCCACTTCACGAGGTGTCGTAAAGCGGGAGGTTTCATTGGCTGCACGAATGCCCCATTTATCTCCCGCTTCATAGCGCCCATCGTTATTACCGTCAGAAAGAACAACCACATATTCTTCTTCCGCGATCTCTACCGGGCTAATCATAAAGCTGTTATTGGCATAACGCAGTGATTCAGGCACTTCCTCCTGCGACTTTACTGCAATCCAATACGAAAGGTTAATAACTTGATCTGCAGCTTGAGCCTCGTTCTGATATGCAACGGTTACTTGCCCGGCGAACATAGACCAGGTTTTATTGCGTATCTCTCTTAACTTCGCCTTAATTACCGGATCATTCTCGGCCGAGCCATCACCATCGGCATCAATCGCCAAACGATCAAACATGCCCTCTGGCTGACTGCGCCATAGTTTCAGCGCACGACCGGGACCATCTTCACCCTCGAGTTTAAATCGACCTTGCAACTCTTCTGCCCGCACTCCTTTGGTGAGAGAGATGGCTCCAGCTTTGGGGCTGAAGCCTGGTTTGTGAACAGAGCCTTTTTCACCATGGGCGAAGTTCAAGTCCATTTTTGCAGAAGACGTCACAGCCGCTTGATCACCACCAAATGCAAATGGCGACACCGCCATTATCAAAATGGCCAATAAATTTTTGCGAAAAATCATTGAAGTCACCTATCTACACTGATGTTTAATTGCTGTGGTCATTTAAAATTATTTACCGAGAAGCTCCTCTACTTTCTTCTCAACATCCAGACCACGCATATTTACGCCAATAACCTTCCCGGTCTTCGCTTCTACCAGAAAATTGGAGGGTACACCGCGCACCTGAAAAGTACCCACTACCGGACTTTTCCAACCCTTCAGGTCACTGACATGAATCCAATTAGCCTCATCTTCTTCCACCGCTTCAGCCCATTCATCCGCATCTTCATCCAGACTGAATGCGTAAATTTCAAAGCCGTGTTGATGATACTTATCGTAAGCCTGCTTAATGTATGGTGATTCAGCCCGACAAGGCCCACACCAGGATGCCCAAAAATCAACCAATACATACTTTGCATCACTGAGGACATCTTTTAGAGGTACCAGATTTCTATCCATATCTTTCTGGCTGATCTCGGGGATCTTTTTCCCCATAAATCCGTTTTGGCCACCGTTGCTGTTTTTCATCACTTTCAGGCGAAATTCCAGTTGAGCAATATACTCCTTCGCCCAATCAGAAACACCCGATTCATTGAGCAGCTCTTTAGATACTGCCAATTGCCATTCAATATTTTGATCTCTCACACGCAACAAAGCCAGTTTACGTGCATAAGGATCTCGACTGTTCATCGCCACGTCTTTGAGATGCTCTCTCTCAATAGTGCCGGCCAAATCTCGATGACGGGCACCCTCTTTATTGAAAGCATCTTTTTCTTCCAATGACAGTTCTTTATTAGCGCCTTTATTAAAAGCCAGAGTGGAAGCCTGCCTCGCCGCAATAAATTCATCGGTCTTTGCATAGCCTAGAACTATTTCATTATAGTGCCCGCCGGAAACTTCAACTTCCCAGCCTTTTTGGGTCACCTTAATATTTCCAGGCTCCAAAATAAATCCTATCTCGCCTCCAAGTTTACCGGTAAAGACGCCATCCTTTTTCCCTTCGTGAACAATATAGCGAACAAAGCGAATATCATCCTTTTCAACAGTCCCTTTAAGCTTTGCATGGCCTTTATCGACCGGAGCCCTATCAACCAAAGACATCCATGGCGATACTGGCCCTAATCTTTTGTTTTTTTCCTTTCGAGCTTGTTTCCATTCGGAAGCTTCTTCTTTTGAAGGTGCCCGTTTATCCCAAAGTATCAACTCGCCTTCGTCATAATTACTGGAAACATTCACATCAATTTCGTATTGATCACCTTTTTTGTCAGCAAAACAGTTAACAGACAGCATTGCCGCCATCAATATTGTGATAAATTTTCTCATTTTCCCTCTCCTTAACAAAAATCAATAAAGCTTATCGATAGAACCTTATGGAAAAAGACCGCCCATAAAAAAGGGCGGCCAAACCACATCAAATAGGCAAAAAATTGCCTCCAAGAGTTAAAAGACTAAAACTCCTTACTGAGACTCAGGCGCCACAATCTACCCTGACCATAAGCTGTCTGTGCATTACTTTCATAAGGGGTTTGAACCAAAATTTCACCAAGACTATTACGTTGAGTGTAGATAGTCTTTGTGAAGTCATCGGTAATATTTTGAATACCAAATGTTGCTTTTACACCAGACAAAAAGTCCATTCTGGGCAATAAGTCGCCACTATCGAAGTCATAACTGAATGTCAAGTTTGCCAGCGTCGGGTACTCTGAAGTAAAGCGAAGCTGCTCAGTGCCTGAACCAAAAGTTGAAAACCGCTCGACATCACTACGAGCAGTGACGTTTAAAGAAGTATCCAGACCTCGATAAGACCAGGTTACTTGTGCTGATCCGCTGTATTCCGGCACAGCAAAGAAGCGAGACCCAAGGCTAACCTCACCAACCAGATCTACAGGACCATTTGGATCCTCTTCAAACAGAGTCAGCTCATTTGTGAAGACCTGCGCCACATTAACGTTGAAGAAAAACTCACCCCAGTTATCGGTAGGCAATTCATAAGTCAGGCGATAATCCATACCTCTATGAGTTTGTGAGGCAACATTGAATGCTCGTGCATCAATAGTGTAAGTACTATTCAGGAGCCAAGTGCCATATGTCTCAAAGCGGCTACCTGCGTAGGGGTTTTCTCCATTCCAGTCACGGATAACATTTGGTGGCAACGGCGCTCCAACAACAATTACTGATGGGGTTGAGGCATAAATTTTGTCGTTATAATTGGTCTCATGCCATGCTGCATTAAATGTTAATCCTGGGGCAAACCCTGGCGTTAACTCAAGACTCGCAGTAAACGTATCCACATGCTCTGATTCCAGCTGTGGATTGCCACCGGTAATTGCAAACCTTTGGTTTTGGCTTAATCCAATGCTGCTAAAGCCTACTTCTGGCGGAAATAGCAAATTAACCCCAAAGTCTGCTTGAGATGCCGGACTCGTTAAGCTAATCAATTGATTAAGTTGAGGCGCTACAAAAGACGTACTTTTATTCAAACGGAGCCGAGCATGATCATTTAACTGCCAGATCAAGCCCAAAGCCCAAGTAGAGTCCGCTCCAGGGTCTTTAAGTTCGTTAATGGAATCGTCCAGCCAGCCGGGATCTTCACCGCTAATCGAGAGATTACGAGAAGCTTCCGGTTTGTCATAGCTATCGTAGCGGCCAGAAAAAGTAACATCCAGAGATTCAGACCCTTCCTCCATCAAAGGAACCAACCCTTCAATAAAGAACGCATACTGATCACGAGAAATGGAACTTTCAAACGCGCTGCTAGCAACCAGAGAAGTGCTGCCTTCACTGAGATCAAATGAAGATTCAGCTTCCAGTTTGATTTTCTGCCATTCAAATCCGGCTGAAACTACTACATCACCAGCAGGCAGACTAAAAGCAGCGCCGCTGAATACACCACCAAATGTGTCCGTATAATTTGAGCTGGACGCAAACTCCGTGGGCTTCAGATAATTATTCATATCAAGGTTGGCAGGGTCATCTGCAACCGCTGGACATTCCCACTTGTGGGTACCTGAAGAGAAAACTTGCACCAGGGTGCAATCTTCTAAGGGAGGAAGACGATCAGGGCCGAGAAAGACATTTTTAATACCGTCCGTGCCTACACCGTCATTATCCATTACATAATTCAATTTTACGCCATCGAGTCTACGCCCCCTAACCCCTTCCAACTCACTTTGGTTATGAGCACCTCTGACAGTCCAGTCCCAATCACCCAGCTTGCCATCGACATTGAAGTTAAAGGTCAAGCGATCTGTATCGCCGTAATCGAACTGCGATCCAAACTCTGGAAACGTTCTTCCAAACCGGTACTCGGTACCCAGCTGGTTAAACGGGTTGTCTGCGCTGACTTTGACACCGCCAAATACCGGGACCCGTCCACCGGTTTTAGTGTCACGATTTTCATAGATCAATTGACCAAAGAAGCTGATATCTTCGGTTAAGTCCTGCGACAGAGAGACTGTAAAAGTATTGGATTCACGAACAGGTATAGCCAATCGACCAAATTCAGTACTGCCGTCACCAGAAGCACTAAAGTCCTTAAGAATCAGATTACCGTCTTCATCATAGGCCGGCTCTAACTGATCGAGCGACCCATCCCAGTCACGTGGAGCATTGACTCTATCAACGCCTACATATCCAGCTTGATCTGCTGGATCCAGAGCAGTCCAGTCTGAAACCGTGATATTGTTTCCACTTCCATCCGTGTAAAAAAGAGGCGCTGTAACAGCACTTGTACCACCTACTAGTGAGGGAAACTCGCCAGGTGCTGGGCGTGTATTACCAAGCGGCCAATCAGGGGAACTGGAATCAGGCTCTCTACCAGCAAGGTCATCTCTGTCACTTAAATACAGTCCAGAATGCTCGGAGCGCTCAAAACCAAGGCCCAGTCGACCGCCATCCCAACTAAACGCGCCATCCAGGCCAAACTTCCATTGGTTGAAACCACCAGCAGAAGGCTCTTCATACTCCATGTTAGCAATAACGCCCTGATAATCTTTTTTGGTGATTATATTGATAACACCACCTACGGCATCAGCACCATAAATTGCTGAAGCACCATCCAGAAGCACCTCAATGCGCTCAACACGAGACAAAGGGATTGAGCTGATATCGGTCACACCACCCACAAAACCATCGTGTCCCATGCGATGTCCGTCAACCAGAACCAGAGTCGCTTGACTACCAATACCTCGCAAGTTAGCAGTAGATCCGCCTGCATAGTTAGGCGCTGAGTTAAACGTAGACCCAAAAAAATCAGTATCGCCATTTGAATTTTGTGGGATTTGCCTCATAAACTGAGCTAAATTTGTCGCGCCGCTGGCACGAATTCTTGCCGCGTCGTAAGTGATAACCTGACCGGACATTTCAGCAGGGTTGCTGGTTACCCGGCTACCGGTTACGACTAACTCTTCTACTACTTTTTCGTCAGATGAGCCTTCCTCCTTCTCATCCGACGCTTTGATAGTTACCAAACTGTCTGAAGTGAATTCATAAGTAAGCCCTGTGCCTTTCAGCATTTGATCAAGAGCTTCTTTGAGTGTGAATTGACCAACGATTGTGGATACCTGAATATTTCTACCCAGCTCCGGCGGAATCATAATCTGTACGCCGGCTTTTTCACCCAGGTCCAGCAAAGCTGTTCCTGCACTTTGTTCTTTGATATCGAGACTTACCGATTCATCGGCAGCGTGTGCACTTATTGTCCCAACCATCAAGGCAGCAGTTATACCCACGGCCAAGCTGTTTCTTTTAAATGATCTGAACTTCTGATTCATACCTACCTCTCTGGATTATCCTGTCAACACATTAAGCGCACTCAAGTATTGTTATTTAGTGGCTTAACATGTGGACGGCTGCCTAAGTAGAACACCCTACCTTCAAGAGGAAATATTTCTAATAATTATTGAATAACTACTTTAACTGTCTTTTGATATTCCCTTTAACCGGAACGTGAATTACTTATCTGTGCCGACAATTACTATGCGATCAAAGTGCTTTGTGACCTTGATAGGCATTGTGGTTTCAAGCCCCAAAAGGGCACTATCCAGTTGCTTGAGATTGACCAGAGCGAATATTTTCATATTCATAATTCTGTCGTCTTCGATCAGAATTTTCTTACCGCTGTATCGATTTAACTCCTTAACCACCTGATACAGAGGAACATCTTCAAACCTTAATTGGCCACTACGCCACTGCTGGAATCGGGAGATTTTCGAATCATAGTGCGCCACCATCCTTTGTTTGGCATGACTGTAATTCACCACAGTTCCAGCCGTCGCACGATAAGCGCTTTTGGCCGAAGCAGTTTTATCCTGGCCTGCCGAAACGTCCAGCAAAGGCTCATCGCCTTTTGCCGTATCGGTATTTGAATGAATCGCCACAACACCATCCAGAACCGCTAATCGAAAGGAATCCGGCTCTTTGCGGATATCAAAAGCAGTGCCGAGTGCCGTCACTGCCGTGGCGCCCAAATCGACTACAAAGGGTCTATTGGCATCTTTAGCCACATCAAAGAACGCCTCACCCCGCTGCAGAGTGACTTTGCGCTGATTGCCAGACAACTCAACCAACAATTGCGTACCTGTATTCAGGTTAATAACACTGCCGTCGGTCAAATTTACCTGCTTTTGCTCTCCAACACGGGTGACATAACGGAGTACTTCTATATTCTCTTTAGCGCCTTCATCAACTGGCATCCATACATTAAAACTCACGGCAACAGCTAACATAACCGTAGCTGCCATAGCCCACACTGGCCAGCGTTCAGCAGCTCTTTCCAGCCTGGTTACTTTTCCGGAATTCTCTCCTGCTGCGGCCAGTATTTCAGGGTCATCTGCAAGAGCCTCCAAATCAGCCATCAACTCAACTGAGGTTAAAAATTGCTGCTGGTACTCACTGGATTTATTCCGCCAACTCTCAGATGGACTGACACTAGGCTCTTCAGAGTAAAGCTTTGCCAAATCAGTGGCCGCACTCATTTTTTCCTTTAGTCGCTTGAGCGTTTTCATGATCCTTTCTCTCCACTCTCATCCTGAGCATATTCCGCGGACTCACGTATTCTGATCAGTGCCTGTTTCATGTATTTCTCTACTTGCTTGACCGACACACCCATATCATCAGCAATTTGCCGATAACTCTTATGTTTAAAGCGGTTTTGGATAAAGGCCTGTCGCCACCGGGGGCGCAGCCCGAGAATCACATCCTTAACCCGCTCCAGCTCCTCCCGATTGAGGGCAAGCCTTTCGGGTGAAGCATGCTCTATGGCGGACTCTTCCGTTAACTGGTGCTGCTCTTTTTTCAAGAACCTTTGTCGAACCTGTTTATAACGCGCCAGGTCTACTACAAGGTTATTTGCCATCGCAAACAGGTATGAGCACCACTTACCTCGATCTGTTGGCAATCGGGCTATAAGGTCGTCTTCTTTGGCTAATTTGGCGAAAATCTCTTGAATGATGTCGTCCAGTTCGTGACTGCTACCCATCACACTGGTCAAAAAAGCCCGCAATGAGGTGCCGTGCTCCCTGAACAATTGTTCGAGAAGCTGCTGTTTAGACACCGCTCGATGACTAACCAGATCAATCACATCGCTCTTCTTGCGCATCAGTCGCATAGCTATTGCCTGTACCTATCCAACTATAGGACGGCCAGCTACCCATCGCACCCTACCTTTACTCAATAATTTTAAAGGCTTCTCTACAAGAACTACCTCGAAAGGCCATACGCGGTCGTTGTACATACAAAAATGGCGCTTTCAAATGAAAGCGCCATTTCGGTTAATAGTTAGCAGGCTTGAAAACTACTCCTGGAAGTATGACTCCAACTTCTCATCCAGTTTCCACTCTCGTAGCCCTACACCCTGAATCACACCCTCCGAATCAATCAGGAAGTTCGCGGGGATTCCCTGAATAGCGTAGTCTTTGACATATTGATTAGCCCAGCCGTTATCAATTAGCAGATTAAGCCATGGCACTTTCTCCTCTTCACTGGCAACCAGCCAGTCATCCCTGTCTTCATCCAGAGAAACTGCATAAATCTCAAAACCTTTATCTTTATATTTTTCGTAGGCCTTTTTTAAGTGAGGAAACTCACCACGGCAAGGGCCACACCAGGAAGCCCAGAAGTCAAGCAAAACCAGTTTATTTTTTTCAACCACCTCTGACAACAAAACATCTTTCCCGTCAATATCATAGGCTGTAACGGGTTTATAGGTTTTTCCCTTCGAAACAGACTCTCTAGCTTTTTCTTCTTCAATCCACTTCTCAAGACTTTCTCTATATTCTATAGCAGATTGATTTCCGCCAAGATCTTTCTCAAGTTCAGACACCATCGAAATTCTTTGACGAACATCAAAGCGGTTCCAATCCTGGTTTTTCATTAAAGAAAGGAGTCTCACTAAGGGCGACTGATCTTCTCTGAACAATTTTTCTGTATGAGAATTAACAATATCACTAACTTTTTTACTGGCCTCATTACTTTTACTTCGGGCACTTTTAACAGCCTCTTCATCCATCATATCCAGATCAGTGAATACTTCTTTATTCACTTTTTTGCTGTTTTTATAAGCTGAAATATATTCAGGGTTTTTCCGATAGCCATAAATCTTATTGTTAATATCTCCGCCATCA is a window from the Porticoccaceae bacterium LTM1 genome containing:
- a CDS encoding carboxymuconolactone decarboxylase family protein, with the translated sequence MAHMQPLPAETHPELADDFQIFVEILGFVPNSLLTMQRSPDMVKGFGVLTKAVMNPEGGVDLGFMRMLAHFCSRAAGCQYCEAHSLVAAKIHGIPQEKIDALWDYQTSDLYSEAERVALDFALAAGSVPNNVDQALMDRMKEHWSEKQIVHILGAISLYGFLNRWNDSMATDLEESPKAMGERVLSSGGWDGGKHVDK
- a CDS encoding thioredoxin family protein, giving the protein MIFRKNLLAILIMAVSPFAFGGDQAAVTSSAKMDLNFAHGEKGSVHKPGFSPKAGAISLTKGVRAEELQGRFKLEGEDGPGRALKLWRSQPEGMFDRLAIDADGDGSAENDPVIKAKLREIRNKTWSMFAGQVTVAYQNEAQAADQVINLSYWIAVKSQEEVPESLRYANNSFMISPVEIAEEEYVVVLSDGNNDGRYEAGDKWGIRAANETSRFTTPREVGDFYWLNGQAYKLSLEGASGRLGWLEMFDPGITEEEDRLSRDRHYKDKIAKRASSPLAFRHDIQAAIKEAQQAGKAYFLDFETSWCGPCKQMDSMVYTAQLVVDAAKEIICIKADGDEEEALVAELNVTSYPTGILFSPDGKEIKRFNGYRGVQEMTEFFRIESREGE
- a CDS encoding TlpA disulfide reductase family protein yields the protein MRKFITILMAAMLSVNCFADKKGDQYEIDVNVSSNYDEGELILWDKRAPSKEEASEWKQARKEKNKRLGPVSPWMSLVDRAPVDKGHAKLKGTVEKDDIRFVRYIVHEGKKDGVFTGKLGGEIGFILEPGNIKVTQKGWEVEVSGGHYNEIVLGYAKTDEFIAARQASTLAFNKGANKELSLEEKDAFNKEGARHRDLAGTIEREHLKDVAMNSRDPYARKLALLRVRDQNIEWQLAVSKELLNESGVSDWAKEYIAQLEFRLKVMKNSNGGQNGFMGKKIPEISQKDMDRNLVPLKDVLSDAKYVLVDFWASWCGPCRAESPYIKQAYDKYHQHGFEIYAFSLDEDADEWAEAVEEDEANWIHVSDLKGWKSPVVGTFQVRGVPSNFLVEAKTGKVIGVNMRGLDVEKKVEELLGK
- a CDS encoding TonB-dependent receptor, whose translation is MNQKFRSFKRNSLAVGITAALMVGTISAHAADESVSLDIKEQSAGTALLDLGEKAGVQIMIPPELGRNIQVSTIVGQFTLKEALDQMLKGTGLTYEFTSDSLVTIKASDEKEEGSSDEKVVEELVVTGSRVTSNPAEMSGQVITYDAARIRASGATNLAQFMRQIPQNSNGDTDFFGSTFNSAPNYAGGSTANLRGIGSQATLVLVDGHRMGHDGFVGGVTDISSIPLSRVERIEVLLDGASAIYGADAVGGVINIITKKDYQGVIANMEYEEPSAGGFNQWKFGLDGAFSWDGGRLGLGFERSEHSGLYLSDRDDLAGREPDSSSPDWPLGNTRPAPGEFPSLVGGTSAVTAPLFYTDGSGNNITVSDWTALDPADQAGYVGVDRVNAPRDWDGSLDQLEPAYDEDGNLILKDFSASGDGSTEFGRLAIPVRESNTFTVSLSQDLTEDISFFGQLIYENRDTKTGGRVPVFGGVKVSADNPFNQLGTEYRFGRTFPEFGSQFDYGDTDRLTFNFNVDGKLGDWDWTVRGAHNQSELEGVRGRRLDGVKLNYVMDNDGVGTDGIKNVFLGPDRLPPLEDCTLVQVFSSGTHKWECPAVADDPANLDMNNYLKPTEFASSSNYTDTFGGVFSGAAFSLPAGDVVVSAGFEWQKIKLEAESSFDLSEGSTSLVASSAFESSISRDQYAFFIEGLVPLMEEGSESLDVTFSGRYDSYDKPEASRNLSISGEDPGWLDDSINELKDPGADSTWALGLIWQLNDHARLRLNKSTSFVAPQLNQLISLTSPASQADFGVNLLFPPEVGFSSIGLSQNQRFAITGGNPQLESEHVDTFTASLELTPGFAPGLTFNAAWHETNYNDKIYASTPSVIVVGAPLPPNVIRDWNGENPYAGSRFETYGTWLLNSTYTIDARAFNVASQTHRGMDYRLTYELPTDNWGEFFFNVNVAQVFTNELTLFEEDPNGPVDLVGEVSLGSRFFAVPEYSGSAQVTWSYRGLDTSLNVTARSDVERFSTFGSGTEQLRFTSEYPTLANLTFSYDFDSGDLLPRMDFLSGVKATFGIQNITDDFTKTIYTQRNSLGEILVQTPYESNAQTAYGQGRLWRLSLSKEF
- a CDS encoding FecR domain-containing protein, with the translated sequence MKTLKRLKEKMSAATDLAKLYSEEPSVSPSESWRNKSSEYQQQFLTSVELMADLEALADDPEILAAAGENSGKVTRLERAAERWPVWAMAATVMLAVAVSFNVWMPVDEGAKENIEVLRYVTRVGEQKQVNLTDGSVINLNTGTQLLVELSGNQRKVTLQRGEAFFDVAKDANRPFVVDLGATAVTALGTAFDIRKEPDSFRLAVLDGVVAIHSNTDTAKGDEPLLDVSAGQDKTASAKSAYRATAGTVVNYSHAKQRMVAHYDSKISRFQQWRSGQLRFEDVPLYQVVKELNRYSGKKILIEDDRIMNMKIFALVNLKQLDSALLGLETTMPIKVTKHFDRIVIVGTDK
- a CDS encoding sigma-70 family RNA polymerase sigma factor, whose protein sequence is MRLMRKKSDVIDLVSHRAVSKQQLLEQLFREHGTSLRAFLTSVMGSSHELDDIIQEIFAKLAKEDDLIARLPTDRGKWCSYLFAMANNLVVDLARYKQVRQRFLKKEQHQLTEESAIEHASPERLALNREELERVKDVILGLRPRWRQAFIQNRFKHKSYRQIADDMGVSVKQVEKYMKQALIRIRESAEYAQDESGEKGS
- a CDS encoding TlpA disulfide reductase family protein, producing MSSKKFVAINLAKFIAFAITVLISLSACSESDGFMIHGSLAEGVKADSVSIFYDGNKLIAKSDIEDGEFTGSGSIDQPAKATISISQFNIEMILENDKYQVVWTDIGPIVDGGDINNKIYGYRKNPEYISAYKNSKKVNKEVFTDLDMMDEEAVKSARSKSNEASKKVSDIVNSHTEKLFREDQSPLVRLLSLMKNQDWNRFDVRQRISMVSELEKDLGGNQSAIEYRESLEKWIEEEKARESVSKGKTYKPVTAYDIDGKDVLLSEVVEKNKLVLLDFWASWCGPCRGEFPHLKKAYEKYKDKGFEIYAVSLDEDRDDWLVASEEEKVPWLNLLIDNGWANQYVKDYAIQGIPANFLIDSEGVIQGVGLREWKLDEKLESYFQE